Within Syntrophorhabdales bacterium, the genomic segment CGATCTCTTTATCGGATGCGCTGAAAACCCCTTTGCCGATCCCTTTGAGATAAGGGCCATGCGTTTGGCAAAGAAAGCAGCAGCCGGAGCACAGTTTGTGCAGACCCAGTGCATCTTCAACGTGCCGAAGTTTGAAAAATGGATGGAGATGGTGCGGGATCTTGGCGTGCATGAGAAGGTTTACATCCTCGCGGGCATAACGCCATGCAAGTCCATCGGCATGGCACGGTACATGAAAACTTCTGTGCCCGGTATGGACGTGCCCGATGAGTTGATCGATCGTCTGAAGGGTGTTCCAAAAGAGAAGGTCGCGGAAGAGGGGATAAAGATCGCTGTTGAGATGATCGAGCAGGTCCGGCAGATCAAAGGTGTTGCCGGGGTCCACATCATGGCCATTGAATGGGAAGAGAAAGTTCCGGAGATGGTTAAGGCAGCGGGGCTTTATCCCAGACCAAGTGTGAATTGAATCGTTGAGTTGTTAAGTAGTTGAGTGGTTGACTAATAAGGGGCTTACCGCGCATACGGTTGAGCCCCTTTTCGTTAGGAATCAGCACCCGTTCGGATTCGAGACGGTGCCACCACCTTTCGAAAGGTAATGGTGCAACCTTTTTCACGCCAACAACCGAAATGGAGTGGTGCGTGATTATTCCTGACACTCTATCCTTCAGACAAGAAGGTTAGGTGCATTGGTTAAGTGCATTTCGCTTGACAGCTTGTGTGTAATCACATAGTCTTGCCGGAGGCCCGACGAACGACCGCCATGAAGGAGGTGCCGACATGTCAGAAGCGGCAGAAGTGTCAAAAAAGAGGATGCGGACGATTACAGTGGAGGAGCACTTCATGACCTCTGCCTTCCTGAACGCTACAGGGGACCCGGCCACGCCGGCGGCGGGCAGGTTGCAAGATATAGCGGCCGATCTCGGGGAACGTAGGATCGCTGATATGGACGCAGCAGGTATCGATGTTCAAGTACTTTCTCTGAACTCCCCCGGAGTGGAACAACTCGACGCGACTGAGGCAATCAAACTGGCCCGCGACTCAAATGATATAGTCGCAGATGCGGTGCAACGCCACCCGACGCGTTTCGCCGGGTTCGCCAGCTTGCCCACCATGTCTCCGGAAACTGCCGCTGAGGAATTGGAGCGCACGGTCCGTAAGCACGGCTTCAAGGGAGCATGCATCAATGGTCACACCAGGGGTCGTTACCTTGACGACAAGTTCTTCTGGCCAATCCTGGAGCGTGCCGAAGCACTCCAGGTGCCACTGTACCTCCATCCAACCCCGCCTCCGCGGGCGATCGTCGAGGCTTATTACAAAGGGAACTACGCACCAGAGGTGGCGAAGATTCTGTCGACTTCAGGTTGGGGATGGCACATTGAAACCGCAACTCATACTCTCCGCCTCATTCTGAGCGGAGCATTCGATCAATATCCGCGCTTGCAGCTTATCATTGGCCACTTGGGAGAAGCCCTTCCATTTATGCTTCCCAGAATAGATCGCAACCTGCCGATGGCAGTGACGAAACTGCGTCGCCCGACCGGCGTTTATCTGCGAGAGAACGTCTACTACACGATCAGCGGTTTCAACTTCACCCCTCCATTCCTTGACCTGTTCTCTGAGGTGGGTGCCCACCGAATCATATTCTCGGCCGACTATCCCTATGGTTCATTGACGGAGGCGCTCCAATTCTTAGAACAACTCCCGGTGAGCCCAGCCGACAAAGAGAGAATCGCACACGGCAACGCAGAGCTTCTCCTGCGACTTTGACACTGCAGACGACTTTCCCGAGAAAACTTCTTCCAGAGACGAAGACTGTGTGGTATGGGAGAAGGGTTGTTTGAGATCATTGGAACGGTGAACACAAAAGCCCTAGGACCCCTGCCCTCATCAGGCGGTTTTCAAAATAGGGTTTAGCGATTTCAGCAATTGCTTCCTCCTACTGCTCACGTTTGCGTTTCTTCTTGACCATCAATGTTTCACGTGGTAACCGTAAGGACAGAGCGTATCGCAAATATGAAGCCGACACTAACCGACGGAGAAGCGTCCCCACCAATAGCCGTGGCTGATCTCTTTGAGAAAGCCACGAAATTGCATGGCCACTCGCAGTTGGACGAGGCGATTGCCGTCTATCGGGAGGTGCTCCGACTCGATGAGCGTTTTCATCCAGCATGGTACGCGCAGGGCTGCGCCTGGGAGAAGAAAGGGTATGAAGCCACAGCGCTAGACTGTTTCCGGAAGGCGCTATCGCTCGCGCCGGAGCAGGGTGAGACGCATCACAACTTGGGCAAGGTTCTCCACAAACTCGGATTGACTGATGAGGCGATAGAAAGGTTCCGGGGAGCGCTGACCTTGGGCAAAGGGTTTTTGCCGCGGACTGCAATTGCCACACTGATCCCAGGCAGCCCGAGCGCAACCAACAGCACCGTTCTGGAAGCGCGACGTTCTTGGGCGGAAACCCACCTTCCACCTCTCGACCCTTATAAAAACTTCCTACGTGCGTCAGTTCAGGGCCGTCGGATAAGAGTCGGCTATTTGTCCTCCTTTCTTCAGTCGCACAACTGGATGAAGCCTGTGTGGGGGCTTCTTAACCATCATAATCGGGACCGCTTCGAGATTTTCATTTTCTCGGATTGTCCGGAAGCAGCGTGCCGCCCGTGTTATCGAAAGCATCCTGTGGACCGCTACCACGACATAACCGGGCTTTCCAACCAGGCGACTGCCGAGTGGATCGAAAGGTGTAACTTGGATCTTCTGGTGGATCTCAACGGGTACAGTAGGGTTGACCGACTGGCAGTCATCGCCCTCAAGCCCGCCCCTGTTATCATCGGATGGTTCAACCTGTATGCCACTTCTGGTATGGCTTGTTATGACTACGTGATCGGTGATGATGTGGTTATCCCTCCCGAGGAAGAACAATTCTACACGGAGAAGGTGCTCCGTGTTCCCGGATGCTATCTCACATTCGAGGTCCTGTACCCGGTACCGGATGTGGTTGATCCACCCATTCTCTCCACCCGGAAATTGACGTTCGGATGTCTGGCATCTCAGTACAAAATAACCGAGCCGGTGGTAGAAGCGTGGGCGTGTATCCTCGCCTCCGCTCCAGACGCACGGCTGTTCTTGAAGAATGCCACGCTCGACTCTCCGGCGAACCAGGAGTTTCTTGAAAAACGTTTTGAATCTCACGGCGTGGCGCGAGACCGGATCACCATGGAAGGCTCTGCCAATCATTTTGACTTTCTGGCGGCCTACGGCTGCGTGGACTTGGCCTTGGACACTTTCCCCTATAATGGGGGCACGACCACATCAGAGGCTGTCTGGCAGGGAGTGCCGGTGATCACGTTTCGTGGAGATCGATGGGCTGCGCGTCAAAGCGCTTCCATCAACAGGGCAGCCGGTCTGACAGAATTCATCTGCAGGAGCCTCGACGATTATATCTCCTGCGCCATTGCTCTGGCCAAGCATCCCGACACACCCGCGCGGCTAAGGGGGCTGCGTCATACCATGCGGAACCGTCTTGCTTGCTCCCCACTCTGCGATACAGTAAATTTCGCAAGGAACATCGAGATCCTGTATGAGCGCGTCTTACAATAGATTTGATTTCTTGCTTCCTGAAAAGTGAGCATGCAGTTATTTCTCGCACGGTGCGCTGTTATGAACGGAAAGCGTTGATCTCACACGTCGCGGAAGTCAAGGAGAAGCTCACCGGTGACCGGTACGCAATTTCGTAGTCGGGGCCGAGACATGGGCATGCGGTTTGCGCTGCCGAGAAGCTGATCACTGCCTTACTTTGGTTTGATTACTTCGTTTGCGGGACTTCCCAGTCGGCCACAGCAAGCCGCAACTATTTCTTTTGGAACAAAATCGAAACACAATCGTCTAATACATCAGATGCCAGATGAGCGAGCGCAGTCTTGTCTGATTCGAACCGAAAGAGTGCACTGGACGTGGTTGACTTCAGATAAGAGCCCCTCTGACGAAACTGCCTTTATCAGCCGTCATAGAAAAGAGTTGCACGACCGCAACCGGTCAACTATTCCCGGAGGTGAAGAATGATCCGAGTTTCATTCGTCTCAACGTTTTTAGTTACCCTGGTATGTGCCCTAGTATCTGTAATACCTGTAGCTGCTCAGACGCATCACGACACCGCTCACCATAGCTTTCAGGGCGCGGCGCAATGGGCGAAGGAGTTCGACGACCCGGACCGTGATTCGTGGCAAAAGCCCCATGAAGTGATCCAGGCGCTGGCACTCAAACCCGATGCGGTCGTTGCGGACATCGGTTCCGGCACCGGTTACTTCACGGTGAGGATTGCCCACATGGTACCAAAAGGCAAGGTCTACGGGGTTGACACCGAGCCCGACATGATGAAGTACCTCACCGAGCGCGCAAAAAGCATGGGGTTAACCAACGTCATCCCGGTGCAGGCTGCTCCGGATGATCCGCGCCTGCCCGAAAAAGTGGACCTGATCATCATCGTGGACACGTTCCATCACATCGAAAATAGGGCCCGCTACCTCACGAAGCTTCACGATTCGCTGAAACCGGACGGACGTATCGCGATCATCGACTATCGCATGGATTCGCCGGACGGTCCTCCGGTTAGCGCGCGCAGCACGCCCGACCAGCTCAAAGCCGAACTCAGTGCTTCGGGATACTCCTTCCTGAAGCAGTACGACTTCCTGCCGAAGCAGTATTTTCTGATTTTCGAACAGGCAAAGAAGTGATGCCTGGTCACCGCAGCAACCGGTAGAAAAGGATCAGCCGAATGGATAACCACAAGCTACGCACGCCCGGCCTCACCAGGCAAATTGGCTTCTTCTCCGCGACTATCGTCGTCATAGCCAACATGGTCGGTACCGGCGTCTTCACCACCTCCGGCTTTGTTGCCCGGGACGTTGCCCATCCGGTACCGCTTCTTCTCTGCTGGCTCGTGGGCGGCATCTTCGCCCTCTGCGGGGCGCTCTGCTATGGCGAACTCGGTTCTCGCTTTCCGAAGGCGGGAGGGGACTACGCCTATCTTAAACAAGCTTTTGGGCCCATGCCCGCCTTCCTATCCGGCTGGGTATCCCTGGCCGTCGGTTTTTCCGCCCCCATTGCCGCGTCCGCCATTGCCTTCTCTGCCTATCTCACAAAAGCCTTCTCGCTCCCCTCGGTGACGCTTTTCACGTTTACCCTTTTCGGACGGGATATTGTCCTCGTTTCTACCGCAAGCTTTATGGCGGTCCTCGCCGTTATCGTCCTTTCGCTTGTCCACATGCATAGTGTCCGGTTAGGCAGCCGAGTGCAGGGGGTGCTGACTGTGTTCAAGCTCGCCGTGATTGCGGCTTTCATTGTGGGGGGCTTCCTCGTGGGGCGTGGCTCCCTCTCTCATTTTTCGAGTGAGTTCAGAGTGACGTCCCTCGTTGGCGGAGGGTTCGCCACATCGCTCATCTTCATCTCGTTTGCCTATAGCGGTTGGAATGCAGCCGCTTACCTGGGCGGCGAGATAAGGAACCCAGGACGCAACATACCTCTTTCCCTCTTTGCCGGCACCCTTACCGTGATCATCAGCTATCTCGCGCTCAACGCCGTCTACATCTATGCACTGCCCATCGGCGAGATGCGCGGTGTTCTGGAGGTCGGAGAAAAAGCGGCGTCAGCTCTCTTCGGGGACGGTACGGGTCGGTTGCTCACCGGCGCTATCGCCGTGGGCCTTCTCTCTGCCCTGAGCGCCATGATTCTCACGGGGCCGAGGGTTTATTATGCGATGTCAAGGGACGGAGCATTCTTTGCCCGCTTCGGGAGGGTGCACGACCGGCGCCAAACGCCTGTGCTTGCCATCGTGCTGCAGGCAACGATCTCGATCAGCATGATCCTCACCTCCTCGTTCGAGAAGCTTCTTTTGTATATCGGATTCACCCTCTCCCTTTTTTCAATCCTCACCGTTATCGGGCTCCTCCGCCTCAAAACTACACAGAAGGTTGCAGCCGGCGCCTACCGCACGTTCGGCTATCCCGTCACCCCTCTCGTATTTATCGCAGGCAACGGGATAATCGTTTGTCTGATGCTCCTCGAGAACCCTGCCACCGTCTTCTGGGGCCTTTTCACCATCGGCATCGGGGCTGTTTTCTACTGGCGCCTAAGGCCGCGGAAGTCGGCGGCTCATCCTGGAGCAGTTGCAATTCGTTCTCCCTTGAACGTGCTGGACGGCAACACGTGAAGGATCAGGGGCAGATGCGAGGTCTTGGCTCCGGTTCGTAAGGACGACGTGGTCAAGGCAGCAAAGACCAGCGCTACGTCGAGGACAGTACTGCAGTTGAGTTCGCCGGATAGCATGAGCCTTTGGTTTGTGACTGCACATCAAGAAAAACGTTGCTGCTAAAATTCCTTGGAACAAAATCGAATCTCAATCGTCTAAACAAGAAAGCCCGCAATCTGATCATATTAAAGGTAAAAGGAGATTGTTCATGAGTCAGCATCTGTATCGGAAAATGTTTTCAGCTAAACTGCGTCAAATAAGCATGTTTGGTGCTCTTTTGATGGTCGCTCTTTTGTGCTCTTCCGCTTACGCGGCGGCGCCGAAAGCCGTGGTCGTCATCCAGCCCATGTGCAGTGAAGGACTGGCTGCCGGCTACCCGTTCGAGGCGTGGGTCTATTTTGACAAATCCCCGGACCCGTATGTACCGGGCTATGCCTTTCCCGCAGGCGCAACCTTCCGGTTTACGTTCCCTCAAGCGTTCACACCGCAGTCGGCCCATGCCCCTCAGGCGGTCCTTTTGAACGGATGGACGCACGGATCGATAGATTCGCCATTTACCGTGGGCCTCGATCCTCAGGACCCCCGTACGATTGTCCTCAAGCTCACGGCTGCGCTTCCTGCGGGACCGCCGGAACGCCCGGGGCTCAAATCGATCCACCTGCGCTGGGGACCTACGAACCCTCAGGCTGGGGACTACCCCATCGCCATTGAGTACGTGGATGCCGGTGATTTATCAGGCAAGACGCAGGCGATTGCCACTATCACCCCAAAACCCGTACCGAACGTGGCGGCGTATAACCAGCTTCACGCTTTCAAAAACGAGAACTGGCAACGCGTTAAAGTGGGTCAGGAGACTGGCCTTCCCATAGATATTCTTGTGACGTTGCCTGATACCTGTCGTTCAGCGATTTCACTGAAGCCATCCTCAGGTGGAAACCTTGAAATCCTGAGTGACGGCAAGTCCATCGGAACAGTGACCTTGAGCGGTGTTCCTGTCATTCTCAAGCCCGAGCCGTTCGGTCCCGGTTACTCACGTCTCGGCATCGCGCGGTTTCACGTAACTGCGGGATCAACGCCCGGCACGGCGGGGATCAGAACCCAGCTTGCGGGCGGACCGGCATACGATTTCGTCGTAGTGGTCGAGAAATAGTCATACGGTTTGCAGCATCACGAGGCTGATTACTGTCTTACCCCAGCCTGATCGGCTCACTCCGGCAATTCCCGGTCGATGCTGCAAACCGATTTTTTTTGAACAAAATCGACACTTAATCGTCTAATATATCAGACGATATGTGCGATACCGCAGCTTGGTTTCATTCCGACGGCGAAAACTGGGCAAGCCATGGTCTGACGTCAAGCGAGGGACCCACATGGGTCGGAGATTTGATGTCCGCCTCTATTCTGTCAGTGGTCATCGTATTCTTCTCCATGCATAGCGATTCTTCGCTGTCAGCGAGCTGGCAAACCCTGCGTACAACGGCGCAGTCATGACGCCCTTTGCTGACGATCCAGACTTGGCCAGGCGTTGCATTGCGGGGGATCTTTCAGCGTTTGGTGAGCTGGTCCGCAAATATCAGGATAAAATTTACAACCTCTGCTGCTACATGCTTCAGGATAGCGACAGCGCCCGGGACGCCGCGCAAGAGACTTTCCTGAAGGCCTACAGCAACGTCAAGGAGTTCAGGGCCGAGTCCGCCCTCTATTCA encodes:
- a CDS encoding class I SAM-dependent methyltransferase, producing MIRVSFVSTFLVTLVCALVSVIPVAAQTHHDTAHHSFQGAAQWAKEFDDPDRDSWQKPHEVIQALALKPDAVVADIGSGTGYFTVRIAHMVPKGKVYGVDTEPDMMKYLTERAKSMGLTNVIPVQAAPDDPRLPEKVDLIIIVDTFHHIENRARYLTKLHDSLKPDGRIAIIDYRMDSPDGPPVSARSTPDQLKAELSASGYSFLKQYDFLPKQYFLIFEQAKK
- a CDS encoding tetratricopeptide repeat protein; the protein is MKPTLTDGEASPPIAVADLFEKATKLHGHSQLDEAIAVYREVLRLDERFHPAWYAQGCAWEKKGYEATALDCFRKALSLAPEQGETHHNLGKVLHKLGLTDEAIERFRGALTLGKGFLPRTAIATLIPGSPSATNSTVLEARRSWAETHLPPLDPYKNFLRASVQGRRIRVGYLSSFLQSHNWMKPVWGLLNHHNRDRFEIFIFSDCPEAACRPCYRKHPVDRYHDITGLSNQATAEWIERCNLDLLVDLNGYSRVDRLAVIALKPAPVIIGWFNLYATSGMACYDYVIGDDVVIPPEEEQFYTEKVLRVPGCYLTFEVLYPVPDVVDPPILSTRKLTFGCLASQYKITEPVVEAWACILASAPDARLFLKNATLDSPANQEFLEKRFESHGVARDRITMEGSANHFDFLAAYGCVDLALDTFPYNGGTTTSEAVWQGVPVITFRGDRWAARQSASINRAAGLTEFICRSLDDYISCAIALAKHPDTPARLRGLRHTMRNRLACSPLCDTVNFARNIEILYERVLQ
- a CDS encoding amino acid permease, with amino-acid sequence MDNHKLRTPGLTRQIGFFSATIVVIANMVGTGVFTTSGFVARDVAHPVPLLLCWLVGGIFALCGALCYGELGSRFPKAGGDYAYLKQAFGPMPAFLSGWVSLAVGFSAPIAASAIAFSAYLTKAFSLPSVTLFTFTLFGRDIVLVSTASFMAVLAVIVLSLVHMHSVRLGSRVQGVLTVFKLAVIAAFIVGGFLVGRGSLSHFSSEFRVTSLVGGGFATSLIFISFAYSGWNAAAYLGGEIRNPGRNIPLSLFAGTLTVIISYLALNAVYIYALPIGEMRGVLEVGEKAASALFGDGTGRLLTGAIAVGLLSALSAMILTGPRVYYAMSRDGAFFARFGRVHDRRQTPVLAIVLQATISISMILTSSFEKLLLYIGFTLSLFSILTVIGLLRLKTTQKVAAGAYRTFGYPVTPLVFIAGNGIIVCLMLLENPATVFWGLFTIGIGAVFYWRLRPRKSAAHPGAVAIRSPLNVLDGNT
- a CDS encoding methylenetetrahydrofolate reductase gives rise to the protein MSASNLEKILKSGNFAVTGECGPPRAADAEVVRKKGAHLKGYVDGVNVTDNQTSVVRMSSMSASLVLKEMGFDPIMQMVCRDRNRIAIQSDILGASALGINNLLCLSGDHQRFGDHPTAKNVYDIDSMQLIQTVKRLRDDGKFLGGEEVKGTRPDLFIGCAENPFADPFEIRAMRLAKKAAAGAQFVQTQCIFNVPKFEKWMEMVRDLGVHEKVYILAGITPCKSIGMARYMKTSVPGMDVPDELIDRLKGVPKEKVAEEGIKIAVEMIEQVRQIKGVAGVHIMAIEWEEKVPEMVKAAGLYPRPSVN
- a CDS encoding amidohydrolase family protein; its protein translation is MSEAAEVSKKRMRTITVEEHFMTSAFLNATGDPATPAAGRLQDIAADLGERRIADMDAAGIDVQVLSLNSPGVEQLDATEAIKLARDSNDIVADAVQRHPTRFAGFASLPTMSPETAAEELERTVRKHGFKGACINGHTRGRYLDDKFFWPILERAEALQVPLYLHPTPPPRAIVEAYYKGNYAPEVAKILSTSGWGWHIETATHTLRLILSGAFDQYPRLQLIIGHLGEALPFMLPRIDRNLPMAVTKLRRPTGVYLRENVYYTISGFNFTPPFLDLFSEVGAHRIIFSADYPYGSLTEALQFLEQLPVSPADKERIAHGNAELLLRL